Genomic segment of Leptidea sinapis chromosome 30, ilLepSina1.1, whole genome shotgun sequence:
ttttccataaaaaaaaaataataataatcagccggttcttaataattttgaatgaCCTCTTTATCGATACATGTTGGAAGAGGGGACTCTTTAATCAAACCATACATTTTGTAggacaaatattttttcgaaTAACTTTGATACTTATCAtcagatttttaaaaatctagttaataataaatttttgagaATAAAAGATAAATAGCATACTGAAACACAATTGAAAACATAACGGtcacacaaaaaaaacaattttcccTTGAAAGTGACAGTAAAAAAAACAGTGCATAGCACGCACTGAAACAGTACCGACTGAAGAACTATACGAATTAAACGTGACATGTAGTGTTACACgtttattaaaatagtatttctttgcttattttctacataaaaaaaaatagaggctTATGCctgatatatattaattattgtccTAATAAAGATTCATGATTaactcaatttaaattaaacaccaTGCATAATGCCTTTTCGGCTATGTAACGACGGTTcagtaatattgtacatattTAGATCATTGATATTACATAACAAGCTGATATTGGGACAAAAGGATAGTTCTTTTAAACGCTTTCCTGTTAGTCGGAATGGAGTAGAACGTAAGTTAACACTCTTAAGATATAATCTTCGATATCCCTTTATAGCAAATGGAAGAAAATCATTTAAGAACGCCGAGCCTGAAATATTCATAGCGGGTTCAGCGCTGGCTGAGAGTGAAGTTTCAATCGTTTAACGAGTTACTTGGTCCTTGTTGCGACGTGATAGAGTTCAGATTGCATTTATTTGCATTgcaaaatatattctattagGGTCGCTGGCAGTACGTGGGCTTACAACGTGCAGCACCTCGCTACCTGATTGAAAAATGGAGGTTGTTAAGTTTACAACAGAAGTAAGTAAACATCGCTTGGTAAAACTGAGTTATTACAAAAATCTGCCCGCGTCACTGCACCTAATGCATACATTATCACGTTTATTTAAAGAGAGAGGTAAGATGAATTTCATAAAATGGAAAtttggtataaaataattaatgtttagaTCATTAATTACTAGACGACTAAATGTACAAAGGAATTTACAGTGTTTGCGTTGCAGAATAGAGCTGGTTGAGCTATTTATGAGGCTTATATCGTATTAAGTGAATAATTACaacaatgatttattacgaTTATTAACCTTACACTTATTTGACAgtcactgaaaataaatacaaattaaaaataaaagctaataCACTTTCACAAAAATCATTTTGCTAAGAGCATTCAGTCATTTTTGATGCTACAAcactacaaataaaaaatcgcttattaataattattgtagtaggaataatttttaacatcttaccattacatatttttttggaaaaaaaaatatgtagagaCACGGTATGTCTATTAGGTATGTGCCATGTTAACTAAtgacttatataataatatatctatcatAAATTACCACCGTATTGCAGAGGTATGTTTAAATGGCATTGATAATGTGTATATCGAATGTTAAAAAAAGATAAGTGATTGTAGATTAAGATGCTATCGAACACTTGAGATACGGTGACGTTTCCGACTGCTGAGGGGAGGCGAGGGGTTTTCCAGGCACGCACAGCATCAGTGTCACCGAGATGTTGAGAGCATCAAATTAATAGTCGTATTATAGAGGATCAGAGAGAAGTCAATAATGTGGTTCACGAGGTGTTGGTTATTGGCGACGGCACTGGTCGCAGCGGTCGTGTTGTGGCCGACCACTGTACAAGGTGAGTAGCTGAAGGagatattaaaatgatataaacaAATTGATCAATTTTATAGAAATTGTAGTTTACACTAGGAACAATGGACGGCCTTAGCATAGGCTTCGATGTAATTGGATTGCCAGTTATAATCACCAGCATTATGTTTTAGTCTAATGCTTTGGTCTAAGTATAAGTTATGGTGAAAATTGTGTTGACTTTAAATtctctgaataaataaataaagaaaaatttaacttgttatgcctactactcggccaCGTCGAGTAAGTCTCTTGTCGGGCGATATGCTTCTAAAACGAGAACCCAGGAAATGTGTGATACACAATATTTGTAGCGACATAAGTGACTTTATAATGATTGATGCCATACTTTGGCATCAGAGCGATCGCCAGCAGtctatttaataaatgaatCTAATTATAATGCAACTATGTATTTCATAAAACAGAGCCTCTTCGGCTCGTTCTTCTAAGGTCTGCggagaaattatattttgatttataaatggattaaaaattatttcttttaaacattttttttaaattctacaaTTGCtgacatttaatttatttattgtcgtGCCGTGATATTAGAATTTCACTAATGATAGACAAAATAGAGACGGCCTCATAAACTCACAACCAGTAAAATTGTTgaattaataatgtataatataatataagttgtttttataaattaataatcataACCAGTCTTGAAGTTCATGTACAAGAAGTTGCGGCCAATCGCCCTTTAAGGAGTATTAATTACATCATTatacaacataaaatattttattaaattttggacAGCAATTATTATAAACCTGTTAAAAGACAAAGTTAATTCTGAGCTCAGAAAAAATGAACTAAGAATAGAAGAGGAGGGATacatgaatattaaaaaaaggtcTGCTAAGTCTCAGGCTTTACTCTACCCTCGGAATGAGTAGTGGATTCtcaatttcaataagtgaactttaaatcaattttatacaaaaatattagaatttgacaTAAGTAAACATTTAAGGCGATAAGTACCACAAGAGTGATGGTGGGAGTGCGTGGAAGACGCGGGGACGCAGTGCGGAGGGGAGCGCCACCTTCTGGAGGGAGCAGGCGCAGGCAGAGGTGCAGCGGCGGAGACATCTCCACAGGTTTATCATTGATTACGATAGAATTGTCTATTTGTCCAgaagatttaaaattttatcgaaAAATTCACCAATGTATGTCGATCTACCTCAAATcttcactatttttatttttacgtaaTGGGCTAGGCCATGTACAAGAACGCAAGGACTTAGTAAGTTGATCTTAcagaataataaatttgactttatttgaataagaaaatattgttaAGCGATGGCTAAAGATCTGTTTGAGGTACCGATATTTACTCCAGatgttacataatttaaatataaaaagtatagGTATATTGCTCAAGTAAAATGCGCCCGTTTTTGCCGCAAAACGTATATTTCGACACTATGAAGGAAATCAAAATGTATTGCGTATTTTCCGTTGACCTAGAACAAAAGAAAGGAAAAGTCTGaatttgtaatcataatatatttataaatatatatgccATGTTTCGTACAATTTGGGTCTCATACAGCGTGGAACCTGGGCGTCACGCGCGCAACGTGGTTATGTTCCTGGGGGACGGCATGTCGGTGGCCACGCTTACGGCCGCTCGCACGTTACTGGGCCAGCGACGGAACCACACGGGCGAGGAGGAACAACTGGCTTTCGAGGCTTTCCCTACCACTGGCCTTGCAAAGGTgagatcattattttattattttattcagcgCTAAATTAAGACAGATACAGCTATATTGTAATCCGCATCCGCTCGCTAATCGTTCATCCTGCTCATTTCATATAGAACTTGCTGATCGCTACCATCATTAATACGTTCATTATTCATTCCTCTTTGGACCTTTTTGAATCTAGGTAAATGAAATCGCTAGCCTCAGTTAGAGGTTATAAGTACGACAACTAAATGATTCAAATGCTttgtcactatggcataaaaggaactgcacTCGGTCTTCGGATTTCATAACtcaacaatagaattcagagggtcgacgtgaatgacaggtgatctcctgggactcctctcagtatgggggtaccacaagggtctaatTCTTGGACCACTCAtcttccttatttatataaataacctTGCTTATCTTTTAGAAACAAACATGGTAGTATtctttgcggatgacacttcactgatattcaaaatgaaaagaaaccaaattatgtatgacgaagtaaatgATATTCTATCAGCCATCGTGGACTGCCAACGtaatgttaaatagcaaaaaatctaaataatacaattataaaatacGCGGtcaaaaagattagacaataatcaactgacatagatacggcacGAATAgattactttagttatttccatagcatTATATCCTAGGACATAATAAATAGAACCTAGGTTCTAAAGAaacatggagagcataatttaaagaaattaaaatctcgactattgcttctcaataatatattcttgacaatgttatgtatgtagataagcacataaatgaatttgctagaaactgtcataaccataattttaacaccgggaacttataatgcctactactcggctaagtcgagttagtaagtcttttgtggggtgatgtatattatttatattacaacaagatcccagaaaatgttcaaaacaaatatattacgaaattcaaaacatttgttaaaaaacctttgtgtggtaaagtttactataacataaatgactattAACACCTCAGATggataccacagattggtaatggagcaaccgccctcaggctattaaataataagtttaattgttactttgtaaccatatttcttatgaaaaaaaaaagaagaccgctgagtttgttgcgcccgatcttctaaggtctgaggcatactttttggaatgggtggtagttttgaatttcaataagtgataacattttgtattttgaataaaaatatttgaatttgaaatgtacaaaacacgtaaaactaaataattacgTTCCAGACGTATTGCGTTGATTCTCAAATAGCGGACTCTGCGTGCACGGCCAGTGCGTACCTGTGTGGGGTGAAGGCCAACCTGGGCACCATCGGGCTGAGCGGTGACGTCACGCGCCGGGACTGCCGCTCGTCGCTCGAGCCGCGCTCGCGCCTCGAGTCGGTCGCCGCGTGGGCGCTCGCCGACGGCAGAGACGCCGGTCTGTAGCACGCGCATGGGACCGGCACCCGGCAGTAACCGTCTTAGATATAAGTCACATTGGGTGTAATAAGTAACTTTATTGGCAACATAATTACAACACTGCTAAAAATAGAtcacaatttataaaataaaaaaggaaccTTAGTAGTAAAGTAAATTCTAACGCAGTTGTCTTACAATGATTATAACtagtttacataatattatttttgtctttCAGCACAACTTTTACGAAATTACCCTTCTATCTAAAGAATGAAGCAACTATCTTTTTCTTCACTTGCTcctttgtttacttttatttctttatctCAAAAGAAAACAACATTTGGTCtcaagtattaataataaattgaagttTAAATAGCATTTGAATCACTTACGTTCTTGTGCTGTACCGTTTTGCGACATGTCTATATTATACATGACGATTTCTATggtcttttaaatttttaaacaaattataggATATCTATCTAGTACAAAGCTCTCTGGCACTTAAATGCCtgtaaacatattaaaatactaCATAGGGTATTTTTTTcgccattttattttagtatttgttGATCAAATTTAACGCGAGCTTTCAGAATGTGTGTCCGATGTCTGGAGTGCCCGTAATTCCAAGCAGGTGCCTTACGAAACCCGCCATTGTTTCAAGTGATTGACTGTATTTactaatttaactttttaaaagtTCAAATGAAATGTTTAAATCAGTTTTCATTTCTTCGCTAATTGTTAAGATCTTGTGTACGAGAAGAGAAGTAACAGCCAATTTGCCGCCATGAGCTACGTTGTCGCTCCTGGCGATCCAACTACGTAGTCTTCACACactgttttcttttttctaacTCAATGTTGATATTCTTATTcattgaaaatttcaaatttattatgtattctgtggaccagtatgacttgaattttcatttatttcatatatatgcAATCCATATTGTGATGCATACGTGGTTTAATTAAGTTTGATGGATTGATTTAAGACatattactttttacaataCTTGTACGGTCCATCCCGTAGGTATAGTGACAACTACACGCGTGACACACGCGTCTCCTGCCGGTGCGTTCGCCCGTACGGCTGACAGAGACTGGGAGAGTGATGCGGCCGTCCTCGCAGCATCGGTCAGCCCTGACGTGTGTCCCGACATCGCCTATCAACTAGTCCATTCACATCCCGGTAATCAATTTAAGGTTCGTAATGTTCTAATGTTGAATTCCTtgtatcaaaaagaattttaataagccaatattttaaagGTGATTTTGGGAGGAGGTCGAAGAGAATTCTTACCACAAGATGCTATCGACGAAGAAGGATCACCAGGTAAAAGACTAGATGGTcgaaatttaattgaagatTGGCAAAgcaataaaataacacaaaatgcTTCTTATCAATACGTCTGGAATCGTGATCAATTATTAAAGATAAATGAAGATCTACCCGACTATATTTTGGGGTTGTTTGAGAGTAGTCACATGCAGTACCACATGGAGGCGGACTCCAGCTCTGAGCCGACCCTGGCTGAACTGACGGAGACCGCCATCCGGTCACTCTCTCGGAACGAGAGGGGATTCTTCTTGTTCGTTGAGGGAGGTCGTATAGATCACGCCCACCACGAGAATATGGTAGGGTTAGCTCTGGACGAGACCATCGAGCTGAGCCGGGCGGTGAACCGCGCCACCGAGCTGCTCTCCGAGGAGGACTCCCTCATTGTAGTGACGTCAGACCATGCGCACGTGATGGCTTTCAACGGATACTCTCATCGCGGGGCCGACATCCTGGGCGCGTCCGACGACGTGGGCGATGACGGCGTGCCTTACATGACGCTGTCTTACACCAACGGGCCGGGTCATCGACCGCACACCGGTGGCTCTCGGGTTGACGTCACTGTTGATCATGATTTTggtaatttacaatttttatttcataagattttattaatattaatatcattttttatgcaaatagaAAGTTATTAATTCATACATTGCTTGAAGTGAAACATCTACCATAAGTTCTAATTTAGGATAAGATCTTTCATCAGATAAACCCTATCATTAACTAAACCCTAGCAGTAGTTCAATCTAAGCACTATATGAGCCCCAAATACATTCTACAAGTGTTATCATGTGCCCAAATGAACCACGAGATGATTCTCAAATCGATTTGTCGTAATCAGTATATATTTTACCGATTTtgtaatatacattttgtatataCTTTCAATTCGATCAACACGACTTATGTGAAACGTGTACCAAAATTTCTTCTTCTTGTTCGCTGTCATTTCTGAAGGTTGTGTCCGTAATTCAAGGTTATCGTATTTCCTTTCGATCATCGGCCTTTCTTATTGTGGTCGTAAGTGTTTAGCCAGTGAGTGTCTTGATCTGGTCCGACCA
This window contains:
- the LOC126973824 gene encoding membrane-bound alkaline phosphatase-like translates to MWFTRCWLLATALVAAVVLWPTTVQGDKYHKSDGGSAWKTRGRSAEGSATFWREQAQAEVQRRRHLHSVEPGRHARNVVMFLGDGMSVATLTAARTLLGQRRNHTGEEEQLAFEAFPTTGLAKTYCVDSQIADSACTASAYLCGVKANLGTIGLSGDVTRRDCRSSLEPRSRLESVAAWALADGRDAGIVTTTRVTHASPAGAFARTADRDWESDAAVLAASVSPDVCPDIAYQLVHSHPGNQFKVILGGGRREFLPQDAIDEEGSPGKRLDGRNLIEDWQSNKITQNASYQYVWNRDQLLKINEDLPDYILGLFESSHMQYHMEADSSSEPTLAELTETAIRSLSRNERGFFLFVEGGRIDHAHHENMVGLALDETIELSRAVNRATELLSEEDSLIVVTSDHAHVMAFNGYSHRGADILGASDDVGDDGVPYMTLSYTNGPGHRPHTGGSRVDVTVDHDFGSAAWRSHADVPLESETHGGEDVAVFARGPHHAVFSGLYEQHLIPHLMAMVADIPTPSDDTPTNA